The sequence GCTGATTCAATATTGACATGGGAAATGCGTCTTTGCTATGGAAAACTATTTCGACAATTAAGTAAGCATGGATTTTCAAAGGCTCATTCCATTCTCGATTATGGCTGTGCTAACGGTTTATTCATAGAATACTTAAAGCAAAAAGGATTCTCGAAGTGCTACGGATACGATCCCTATGCTGACGGAGACGGATTTGGTAACGAAGCTATTCTTGACTCTGCACCATTCGATTACATACTACTGCAAGATGTTATCGAACATGTTGAAGAACCCACAGAATTATTGTCTAAATTGGATAATTTGCTTGCACCTGGCGGTTATATTCTTATCGGAACACCTAATGCAGCAAATATAGATTTAACAAAACCGAATACATCTGATTTTTATAACCCCATTCACGCTCCATATCATTTTCATATTTATACTCCACAAACTCTCCAGTATTTAGGAAACTGTCAGAATTGGCAAGCCATCGAGTTCCGCGATCGCGCTTATCACGATACACCTTGGATGGGAGTAAATACCCGTGCTTGGAACCAATATCAAAGGTTATGCGATGGCTCTTTGGATACTATTCACGAGCCGATTGAATTAAGAAAAGTCCTTACTTCTTATAAAATGATTTTCTATGTGTTTTTCGGATATTGGCTTAGTTATCACACGGAAATGTCAATGATGTTTCGCAAAGCTAAAAATGCAGATAATTCTTAGCAAACAATGTTTAAAACAGGACTTTGATATTACCAGAACTTACGCACTTGCTATGATTACCAAGAAAACAATTCACTAATACCATTTCTTTATAAAGATGCGCCCCTATGAAAGCCCGTGTAGACGGTGAATCTAGTTGGGGGTGTCGGTTTGGGTCCCCCAAACTAGTGTTACCCTAACGGGTCACTTCGTGAACGCGGAGCGTCTCCCGGAGGGAGATACCCGGAGGGGCTTTGTTTAAGTAGCCCCACCATAGCTAGAGTGTTAGCGGAGCGTGTCCGTAAGGACATGGGCGATTGAGCGCAGCCTCATACAGAATTGGTTTAAGGAAGAGGGAAGAAGGGAAAAGGCAGTAGTGACTCACCCTTAAAAGTTTTTTTCCCTTTTGAAAAAACGGCATTGCCCAATTGAAATATGAATTTATCTTTCTCATATTTACTAGCTCCCTAAATCCCCCCTTCATTGGTTCTATTTAAAATACATTTCTCCCCGCGAGATGAAAACTATAAAAATATGGGAAAACCTCTCTCAACCAGCCATTGTGGAGGTCACAAAGACTCGTGTGGGCAGGAATTTGGACGGAAACAAAGAATTTTGGGTAAAACTAGTCTGTATTTCCGCCCAAATTCCCAGGTTTTCCCATATTTTCAAGGAACAGTTGTAACCCAAGATTGGGAGTTGGGGGGCTATTCATATTTTTAACCAGCAACGCCGAAAAAACTTTTAAGGGAACCCTTGACGTTTTATACGGGGCGTGTGCCGCCAGCCTCTGTATAATTCTTGTTTTTACTGTTAGCGCAGCGTGTCCGGAGGACATGCTTCAAACTCATAACGCGCATTTTAAATTGAGACTTTTTACCCACTGCCTTTTTTTGTAACGAAGATATCTAAAATAGTACAGGGGCATGGATGGGCTTGAGTTCGCTAGCGAGCAAGATTCAGTTCCAGATTTTAGGTAGAAAGCGAAATATTACTTTTGCTTTTATGATGCCCTTAGAAAATCATAAAAGTGTAGAAAAATTAAGGAATGTTGCATTTCAATTAAATCCTAGGGGTAAAGCGAAAAATCAATCAAAGCTCCGTGGTAGGATGCTTCGAGGTAATGTCAAGTATGGGAGAAACAATGCCGACACTTCGGGTTGCTGTTGTAGGCTCAGGTCCTGCGGGTTCATCTGCTGCTGAAACTTTAGCGAAAGCGGGGATTGAAACCTATTTATTTGAGCGTAAATTAGATAATGCTAAGCCTTGCGGTGGTGCAATACCGCTGTGTATGGTAGATGAATTTGACCTCCCGGCTGATATCATCGACCGTCAAGTACGGAAAATGAAGATGATTTCACCCTCAAATCGTGAGGTTGATATTAATTTAGAAAAACAAGATGAATATATAGGAATGTGTCGCCGTGAAGTTTTAGATGGCTTCATGCGAAATAGAGCGGCTAAATTAGGCGCTCATTTAATTAATGCTACGGTTCATAAATTAGATTTTCCCAAAAATAATACAGATCCTTATACAATCCACTATGTTGACCATACAGAGAGTGGAGCAAAAGGGATTGCTAAAACTCTCAAAGTAGATTTAATCATCGGTGCTGATGGTGCAAATTCCCGTATTGCCAAGGAAATGGATGCTGGCGATTATAACTATGCCATTGCTTTCCAAGAACGCATTCGTCTTCCAGAAGACAAAATGGCATACTATAACGATTTAGCGGAAATGTATGTCGGTGACGATGTTTCTACCGATTTCTACGCCTGGGTTTTTCCTAAATATGACCACGTAGCCGTAGGTACGGGTACGATGCATATTAACAAAGCCAGTATCAAGCAATTGCAAGCTGGTATACGTTCCCGTGCTTCCAAAAAACTCGCTGGCGGTAGCATTATTAAAGTAGAAGCTCACCCCATCCCCGAACATCCTCGCCCCCGTCGCGTAGTCGGAAGAATTGCATTAGTAGGTGATGCTGCTGGTTATGTTACGAAGTCTTCCGGAGAAGGTATTTACTTTGCTGCGAAATCCGGACGCATGTGTGCCGAAACCATTGTCGAAATTTCTAACAGCGGACAGTCTATCCCCACCGAAGCAGATTTAAAAATCTATTTGAAGCGCTGGGATAAAAAATACGGTCTTACCTACAAAGTACTCGACATCTTACAAAACGTGTTCTACCGTTCCGATGCAACCCGCGAAGCATTTGTAGAAATGTGTGACGATCGCGACGTTCAGCGTTTAACTTTTGACAGCTACTTGTACAAAACAGTTGTCCCTGCGAATCCTATTACTCAAATGAAAATTACTGCCAAAACTATTGGTAGCTTAATTCGCGGTAATGCTCTTGCACCCTAGTTAAAAAACATGGGTAAACAAGGGTACAAGGAGACAATAAGAATAATAAATTATTCTAGATTTCAATTCCTCACTCCTAATTTCTAATTCCTAATAACTGTGTCACGGTAATATCCGCGACCAGTTTTTTTTTACATCTAATTTCTTCATAAAGATGTGCCGAATTTAGCCCACCTTAACGGTAGCGTATAGCCTCAGCCTTTCAATACAGAGCAATTAAGACACTATAGCTTTTTATCGCTTTATTAAGCTGCTACGCATTTAACTTATATATTCATTTGGTATTGGTTAATGGCTACAACTTCTGTCCCTTCTTCCTTCTTCCCTCTTCCTTCTTCCAAGAGTATTGTGCATTTAAAATGCACAACAGCTTACCTATGCTATTTTATTGAGAATGATAATTAAACTTGACAGAAGTTTAAAACATAGCATATTGTGTTTAAGTGTAAATACATAAATACTAATTCTTCATAATTGTTTTACTTGTATAACCGACTACATTAGCTTAGAATAATACAAGTCTATTGCAAAGAAAATATGAATATTGTCTAAATCGGTGAAGAGACTTATTGAAAAAGTTCCGCAGTTAAAAATATTTACAATATTTGGATAATTAGTATGAAGTTTTCATGAAAACTGCGATAAGTCTTAGCTAATTGTACGTATTTTAACTAATGTAGACGAATTGCTTATATACTAATTGCTCCCTTATAGGAGTAGGGATCTAGACATGAGATTAAGTTCGCTGTTTAATGTTGCTGTGTTTCCGTTATTTGTTGCAGTTGCGGGTGTTATTGGTTGTTCGAGTCAAGCTAAAGCTATGACATTTTCGGGTAGTGTTAATGGTAGTTGGGAAAATCCTACTGCTGGAAGCATTAATACCGATCCTTACTATACAGGTGTAGGGACAAAAGCATTTACTTGGGGAGATCCAACTCTTTTTAAAGATGCTTCTGCAAACCAGCTTGTATTTGAAGGAAGTCCTTTTTCTGTCAATGAGGGATCTTTATTTAAGATAGGTGATTTGACCTATGTAAATGGAACCGTACTTTTAGGTACAAGCGTAGAATCTGTACCTTTAAATCTTAATTTATCCTTTGACGAACCATCCGAGGTAGACCAGTTTTTTAGCTATCAATTTAATTTAAAAAATACTCCTAACCTGTCAGAAGACCCAGATTTAAATGCAGATTTTGTTGTTGTTGCACAAAATGATGCTACAAGTAATTTTCTTCATGATGGTAATCTATATAGTTTATCTTTAACCGGTTTTAGCCAAGAGAATGGTCAAAATGTTAATGAATTCCGGGTACGTGAAGGAGAAAAAACTACAGCAGCTATTTATGGTCAGATAAACAAAGTTACCTTTTCTAAAAAAGAAGTTCCCGAGCCCGGTTTCGCAATCGGTTTATCTTTGCTTGGTATTTACTTAATTACTCGAAAAAAAGCGAAAAAAGCATAGTAATACGTTTTATTTTAGATTGATAATATAAACCTACGATATGCTTTTTAGCAAGCACACAGTAATACAATAATGAGTAGCGAAAATTATAACTGTTAAGGAACCCGGTTTTGTAATAAAGCCGGGTTTCTACTTTATTATATTATGTCTGGTTACATACTTCTGACTACGTTTTGCTTGCGATGACATCTCCTAACAACGAACATGACATAAAAGGTTATTAGTTCGCTAATTATTCTTTTGATATTATTCGTTCTATCCAAAGGATGATTTCAATAGTTAACTGTTGACTTCTCTTGTAATACGATTGTAGCATTAAGCTTTGAAGGCGATAGACCTGCACAGAATTTGAGGGCGTGCGTCATGGCAAATCTACGAGATATCGTTAAATACTTTCGTCCTTACTGGAAGCTGAGTATATTTAGTATCGCAGCATCCAGCGTTTATGAAATTTTAGATTTAGTTGTACCTTATGCAATTGGACAGATATTAAACCTGCTTTCAGGTCAACCGCTGGACAATTTTTTGAAGGGTATAATTTCTACAATTTCTGCGATTACGAATTATCCGGTAAATAACACTTTATCATTAACTGTTTTGCTGGGCTTAATATTTGTTGTAACGGTAGTGAGAGCGCCGACTCAGCCTTGGTTAAGCGGTTGGTTTCACTGGGAAATTGCCTTAAAAGCAAGAAGAAATCAAAGTCAAAAAGCAGTAGAAAAAATTCTGACATTACCTTTAGAATTTTATGATGAAAACAATCCGGGAAGGATAGCATCGAGGGTAGCAAAAGGGATTTCCAATCATACCTGGACTTATCCAGAAATCACCGGACAATTGTTCCCTAAGCTGTTTAGAGTATTGGGAATTTTTGTATTTATTTGTTTCGTTGATTGGCGGATTGCAGCTTTATTCTTGATTTCCTTTGTAATTATTCTCAGCTTTACTTTAAAGCATTTACAAAGACTGATTGAACACGAAAGTCGTTTAGACAAATATGCCGAGAATACAGAAAGTAGAACATCTGAAATTGTTAGCAACATTAAAACAGTTAAAGCATTTGCCACAGAAGCCAAAGAACTAGAACGTCAGAAGCAGCGGTTTAAACGCGAGCAAGATGTAGTTGTTTATCGGATTCATAAGGGCTACGTCAAATTAAATACTTGGCAAAAAAGCGTAATTCAGTTTTGTGTATTTATAGTGCTTGGTTTAACTTTAGCTGCAACCATTGAAGGTAGAATCACCTTGGGTAACTTTATTACCACCTTGACTTTATCGAGCATGGCGTATGCGGAACTCGAACCAATCAGCATTCTGGCAGAAATATTTGCTCGTCGTTATAGTTCCATGTTACGGTTCCACGAATTTTTGCAAGAACCATCCGGGGTTGACTCCGAGGGACTTTTACAAGCGCGAATACCTGAAAAATCCTACAACTTTACGGGTAAAGTTGAATTTTCCCATTTAAGTTTCGGTTACGAAGCCGAGCGTCGGATTTTGCACGATATTAATCTACTAATCGAACCATATCAAACAGTGGCACTAGTAGGGCGTAGCGGCTCCGGTAAATCAACATTAGTAAAACTGCTGTTTCGCTATTTTGAACCCCAGGAAGGCAAAATTCTCATCGATGGTGAAGATATCCGCAACTTAGATGTAGGAGAATATCGCAGAAGATTAGCGATCGTTCACCAAGAAGTAGATATCTTCAACGGTACGGTTTTAGATAACCTTACTTACGGCAACGAAAATGTAAGCTTTGCCGAAGTCGAAGAAGCCTGTAGAATTGCCAAGCTCGACGAAGTAATTAGTTTATTGTCCGAAGGTTACTATACCGTAGTCGGAGAGCGTGGGGTTAGGTTATCTGGAGGGCAAAGACAGCGAGTCGGAATAGCCAGAGCATTGTTAGTTAATCCAGACGTGCTGGTATTTGACGAAGCAACATCAAGCTTAGATTACGAGTCTGAGCGTTCAATTCAGCTAGCAATGAGTTCAATTCAAGGAACCCGCACCACTATAGTTATTGCTCACAGACTCAGTACAGTTAGAGAAGCCGATAAAATTGTCGTTTTAGATAAAGGAAGAATTGTAGAGATAGGTAGTCACGAAGAACTATTACAAGAACAAGGAATTTATAAGAGATTGCACTCGCTGCAAGAAACGGGAGAATTATTAACTTAGCACTTAGGTGTTGGGCATTGGGCGCAGGGGATTGATAAT comes from Rivularia sp. PCC 7116 and encodes:
- a CDS encoding bifunctional 2-polyprenyl-6-hydroxyphenol methylase/3-demethylubiquinol 3-O-methyltransferase UbiG, whose amino-acid sequence is MAEKTSYSRHKDNFVATEHYPQIIPKQRTRCVICKHEIDANDESIFSDFNCNVRAFQKEKFKVWRCPKCKTIHSLDIVDIAPYYEKYPIADSILTWEMRLCYGKLFRQLSKHGFSKAHSILDYGCANGLFIEYLKQKGFSKCYGYDPYADGDGFGNEAILDSAPFDYILLQDVIEHVEEPTELLSKLDNLLAPGGYILIGTPNAANIDLTKPNTSDFYNPIHAPYHFHIYTPQTLQYLGNCQNWQAIEFRDRAYHDTPWMGVNTRAWNQYQRLCDGSLDTIHEPIELRKVLTSYKMIFYVFFGYWLSYHTEMSMMFRKAKNADNS
- the chlP gene encoding geranylgeranyl reductase; the protein is MPTLRVAVVGSGPAGSSAAETLAKAGIETYLFERKLDNAKPCGGAIPLCMVDEFDLPADIIDRQVRKMKMISPSNREVDINLEKQDEYIGMCRREVLDGFMRNRAAKLGAHLINATVHKLDFPKNNTDPYTIHYVDHTESGAKGIAKTLKVDLIIGADGANSRIAKEMDAGDYNYAIAFQERIRLPEDKMAYYNDLAEMYVGDDVSTDFYAWVFPKYDHVAVGTGTMHINKASIKQLQAGIRSRASKKLAGGSIIKVEAHPIPEHPRPRRVVGRIALVGDAAGYVTKSSGEGIYFAAKSGRMCAETIVEISNSGQSIPTEADLKIYLKRWDKKYGLTYKVLDILQNVFYRSDATREAFVEMCDDRDVQRLTFDSYLYKTVVPANPITQMKITAKTIGSLIRGNALAP
- a CDS encoding choice-of-anchor K domain-containing protein, with translation MRLSSLFNVAVFPLFVAVAGVIGCSSQAKAMTFSGSVNGSWENPTAGSINTDPYYTGVGTKAFTWGDPTLFKDASANQLVFEGSPFSVNEGSLFKIGDLTYVNGTVLLGTSVESVPLNLNLSFDEPSEVDQFFSYQFNLKNTPNLSEDPDLNADFVVVAQNDATSNFLHDGNLYSLSLTGFSQENGQNVNEFRVREGEKTTAAIYGQINKVTFSKKEVPEPGFAIGLSLLGIYLITRKKAKKA
- a CDS encoding ABC transporter ATP-binding protein; the protein is MANLRDIVKYFRPYWKLSIFSIAASSVYEILDLVVPYAIGQILNLLSGQPLDNFLKGIISTISAITNYPVNNTLSLTVLLGLIFVVTVVRAPTQPWLSGWFHWEIALKARRNQSQKAVEKILTLPLEFYDENNPGRIASRVAKGISNHTWTYPEITGQLFPKLFRVLGIFVFICFVDWRIAALFLISFVIILSFTLKHLQRLIEHESRLDKYAENTESRTSEIVSNIKTVKAFATEAKELERQKQRFKREQDVVVYRIHKGYVKLNTWQKSVIQFCVFIVLGLTLAATIEGRITLGNFITTLTLSSMAYAELEPISILAEIFARRYSSMLRFHEFLQEPSGVDSEGLLQARIPEKSYNFTGKVEFSHLSFGYEAERRILHDINLLIEPYQTVALVGRSGSGKSTLVKLLFRYFEPQEGKILIDGEDIRNLDVGEYRRRLAIVHQEVDIFNGTVLDNLTYGNENVSFAEVEEACRIAKLDEVISLLSEGYYTVVGERGVRLSGGQRQRVGIARALLVNPDVLVFDEATSSLDYESERSIQLAMSSIQGTRTTIVIAHRLSTVREADKIVVLDKGRIVEIGSHEELLQEQGIYKRLHSLQETGELLT